CACGATCCTACCCGACGTATGCACGGGGTCTCCTCAAGAGAGCGACGCTGCCCTCCTGGGAGCGTCGTTCCGGAGCCCAGGAGCGGCTGATATGATTTCAAGCTGCGCGCTCCATCCAAAAACACTGTCAACGGCAAAATCCAGGGCAGGTTGACGCCAGACTTCGGCATCAGTATATCAAGACAGACATCGCGGCCCTTTGCCTGACCATTGGCTGCCGCTCCATTCCCCCTCATCCCCTGGACAGCCTATGAAAAGACTCGATCCGAGCCGTCTCAAGGATTCGTTCATCAATGTCTCCACCTTCCCGGCGGACCTGGGTGAAGGCCGCTCGGCGGCTCCGGCCGGCGCGCTGCTCGACGCCGTGGTGGAGGCCGTGGAGAAGAAGAACGGGTTCGCGGTGGTGTTCGGCGTGAACAAGCTGCTCGCGGATCGCGGGCTGGACATTCACACCGAGTCCGGCGCCGCGCTGGCCCGCGACTACCTGGAGGGCATCTTCCGGGCGATCGCGCCGCGCTTCGACCTGGCCCGCTACAGCCCCACGCCCATCGCCTACGACCGCGTGGCCAAGATGGACGTGGACGGCTTCAACAAGAACCGGAACTTCACGCCCAACAGCGACCACACGGAGAGCCGCGAGTTCGTCACCACGAAGTGCGTCCACTTCGACTCGGCGACGCCGTTCATCGCGAACCTCTACGGCCCCAACCAGAACATCAGCGGCGGCATGCCGATGATCTGCGACACGCGCCGGTTCTGCCAGGACAAGGGCCTGGACCCGCGCTCGCTCATCGAGAACATCCCCAACAACTACAACGTCGCCGTGAAGGCGGAGTTCTCCGAGGAGATCCTGCGCGACTACTCGTTCGCGCTGAAGCTCGACCTGGAGAACGACATCGTGATGATCGTCCTCCACAACGAGGTGGTGGGCGGGCTCGCCCACGCTGCCACCCAGCCGTCCCTCACCGACGCGAGCAAGGCCGCGAAGCGCCCCATCCGCCACGTCGAGTACCAGGTCGCGGGCACCGACGACCTCAGGCGCTGGTACGACTACTACGGCCTGTCGCTGGAGAAGGCGACCCACCACAAGGACGACGCCAACATCACCCGCTTCGTCTCCGGCGAGCTCAACCCGTACCCGAACGTCATCGAGGTGCGGGCATGACCTCGCGACAGCACGCGGAGCGCAACGCGGCGGAGATGAAGGAACTGCTCGCGTACCTGGACGCCCGGCCCTGGCCGGACGGCTATGAAGCGGCGCGGGTCCACTACGATTCGCTCGGGCTGCCCATCGCCTCGGACGTCAGGGTGGAGCCCGTCAGCGTGAACGGCATCCGTGCCCAGTGGCTCACGCCGCCGGAGTGCGATCAGGACCGTGCCCTCCTCTTCCTGCATGGCGGCGGCTTCGTCTTCGGCTCGCTCGTGAGCCATGGGCACATGGCCGCGGAGATGGCGCGGCAGGCACGTTGCCGGGTGCTCCAGCTCGACTACCGCCGGGCACCGGAGCACCCCTACCCGGCCGCGCTGGACGACGCGACCAGCGCGTACCGCTGGCTGCTGGAGCGTGGGTTCAAGCCGGGCCACATCTCCATCGCCGGGGACTCCGCGGGCGGCGGCCTGGTGGTCTCCATGCAGGTCCACGCGCGGGCCCAGGGGCTTCCTCTCGCGGGTGCGCTGGTGTGCATCTCGTCGTGGTTCAACCTGGGCATCCAGGGCGAAAGCTACGAGACGCGCGAGAAGGCGGACGCGCTCGTGCAGCGCAAGGTGGTGGAGGAGGTCGCCCGGCACTACCTCAATGGACAGGACGCGCGGCAGCCCACGATTTCACCCATCCACGCGGACCTCACCGGCTTCCCGCCCCTGCTCATCCAGGTGGGCGAGCGGGAGCTG
This DNA window, taken from Corallococcus coralloides DSM 2259, encodes the following:
- a CDS encoding alpha/beta hydrolase, whose translation is MTSRQHAERNAAEMKELLAYLDARPWPDGYEAARVHYDSLGLPIASDVRVEPVSVNGIRAQWLTPPECDQDRALLFLHGGGFVFGSLVSHGHMAAEMARQARCRVLQLDYRRAPEHPYPAALDDATSAYRWLLERGFKPGHISIAGDSAGGGLVVSMQVHARAQGLPLAGALVCISSWFNLGIQGESYETREKADALVQRKVVEEVARHYLNGQDARQPTISPIHADLTGFPPLLIQVGERELLFSDSQAMAKKAQAQGVDVTFEEWPDMVHVWHLHFHRLTSGREALQRIGQFVIDKTGARK